In Leeia aquatica, a single window of DNA contains:
- a CDS encoding class I SAM-dependent methyltransferase — MDSLAQRRHTIRTFWEERVPLGMLSGTPDFLLTQVEQAYLLEHVPAGSRVLELGSGSGHTLIRLAQKRQCECVGLDYIPGMVQLAQAQVQAVGLSGQVRIMAHTLPALPEDLSPFDVVISNRCLNSLVSAEEQQQVIQGIPSLLKPGGLFLMLENTLDGLEATNRMRQAAGLDSIEEAWHSRFFRVAEVEAWQQPGFRIEHFAHVTSLYYFLSRVINASLCAQTGEALAYDARINQIAAALPQQVGDFGPVKAWHWRKQGQTA, encoded by the coding sequence ATGGATTCTCTTGCGCAACGACGCCACACCATCAGGACTTTCTGGGAGGAGCGTGTTCCTTTGGGTATGTTGTCCGGCACACCGGACTTCCTGCTGACACAGGTTGAGCAGGCATACCTGCTGGAGCACGTCCCCGCAGGCAGTCGGGTGCTGGAGCTGGGCAGTGGCAGCGGCCACACCCTGATCCGGCTGGCACAGAAGCGCCAATGCGAATGCGTAGGGCTCGACTATATCCCCGGTATGGTGCAGCTGGCCCAGGCTCAGGTGCAGGCCGTCGGCTTGTCCGGGCAGGTCCGGATCATGGCACACACCCTGCCCGCCCTGCCAGAGGACTTATCCCCGTTTGATGTGGTGATCTCTAACCGCTGCCTCAACAGTCTGGTCAGTGCAGAGGAACAACAGCAAGTCATTCAAGGCATCCCCTCGCTCCTGAAACCCGGCGGGCTATTTCTGATGCTGGAAAACACTCTGGATGGCCTGGAGGCCACCAACCGGATGCGACAGGCAGCGGGTCTGGACAGCATTGAGGAAGCCTGGCACAGCCGCTTCTTCCGGGTCGCCGAGGTGGAAGCCTGGCAGCAGCCAGGCTTCCGCATTGAGCATTTTGCCCATGTCACCAGCCTGTATTACTTCCTGAGCCGGGTTATCAATGCCAGTCTGTGCGCGCAGACCGGTGAGGCGTTGGCCTATGACGCACGGATCAACCAGATCGCAGCGGCCTTGCCGCAGCAAGTAGGGGATTTTGGCCCCGTCAAGGCATGGCACTGGCGCAAACAGGGGCAGACAGCATGA
- a CDS encoding formyltransferase family protein has product MSERKKVLVFTAKWIGLKCIEHLLTRFPQDQYVFVVMEPDADLITRYLGEHGQPCFPLSQATLDSLHQQYADGHFDFLLNLWGGHIFKTTTLAKAQHSLNIHPAYLPYCRGRDPIVWAIRYGWPAGVTLHQIAAGVDEGPIIHREEVPYTFPITGAALYEQVAARAWQVFCEQWPRLRSTAWSAIDQPVLPDNRTFRREDLLRDRVLDTQTQPEALDLVRRLLAHDFGDYAAILQHEGKRYSLHCSLQELPE; this is encoded by the coding sequence ATGAGCGAACGTAAAAAGGTATTGGTATTTACGGCCAAATGGATTGGCCTGAAATGCATAGAACACCTGCTGACCCGGTTTCCACAGGATCAGTATGTCTTTGTGGTCATGGAGCCGGATGCGGACCTGATCACCCGCTATCTGGGCGAGCATGGTCAACCCTGCTTCCCGCTCAGCCAGGCAACGCTGGACAGCCTGCATCAGCAATACGCCGATGGCCACTTCGACTTTCTGCTTAATCTGTGGGGCGGGCATATTTTCAAGACCACCACCCTAGCCAAGGCACAGCATAGCCTGAACATCCACCCGGCTTACCTGCCCTACTGCCGGGGGCGGGACCCGATCGTCTGGGCCATCCGCTACGGCTGGCCAGCCGGGGTGACCTTGCATCAGATCGCTGCGGGCGTTGATGAAGGGCCGATCATTCATCGGGAAGAAGTGCCCTACACCTTTCCCATCACTGGCGCGGCGCTGTATGAGCAGGTCGCCGCCCGAGCCTGGCAGGTATTCTGTGAGCAGTGGCCACGCCTGCGCTCCACCGCATGGTCCGCCATTGATCAACCGGTGCTGCCGGATAACCGGACTTTTCGCCGCGAAGACCTGCTGCGCGACCGCGTGCTGGATACGCAGACGCAGCCGGAAGCCCTGGATCTGGTCCGACGGCTATTGGCTCACGATTTTGGCGACTATGCGGCCATTCTCCAGCATGAGGGCAAGCGCTACAGCCTGCATTGCAGCCTGCAGGAGCTGCCGGAATAA
- the gabD gene encoding NADP-dependent succinate-semialdehyde dehydrogenase produces MLNLKDAGLLRQQCYINGEWLDADNGETIAVTNPATGEVLATVPKMGVAETRRALQAAEQAFKQWRKKTAKERSVLLRKWYDLMMAHQDDLATLLTAEQGKPLAEAKGEIAYGASYIEWYAEEAKRLYGDVIPQPANDKRVVVIKQPIGVCAAVTPWNFPNAMITRKAAPALAAGCSMVVKPASQTPLSALAIAVLAERAGIPAGVFNVVTGSAAAIGGELTGSDIVKKFSFTGSTEIGRQLAAQCANTIKKVSLELGGNAPFIVFDDADLDAAVEGALISKFRNAGQTCVCANRIYVQAGVYDAFAEKFAAAVNRLQVGNGMEAGITQGPLIDQNAVLKVEEHIADAIAKGGKVVAGGKRHALGGSFFEPTLVTGVTADMKVAREETFGPLAPLFRFETEEEVLGYANDTEFGLASYFYARDIGRIWRVSEGLEYGMVGLNTGIISNEAAPFGGVKQSGLGREGSKYGIEDYVEIKYLCMGGIDR; encoded by the coding sequence ATGCTGAACCTGAAAGATGCTGGCCTGCTGCGCCAGCAGTGCTATATCAATGGCGAGTGGCTGGATGCCGATAATGGCGAAACCATTGCCGTGACCAATCCAGCCACCGGCGAAGTATTGGCGACCGTGCCAAAGATGGGCGTGGCAGAAACCCGCCGCGCGCTGCAGGCTGCCGAGCAAGCCTTCAAGCAATGGCGCAAGAAAACCGCCAAGGAACGTTCGGTCCTGCTGCGCAAGTGGTATGACCTGATGATGGCCCATCAGGATGATCTGGCCACGCTGCTCACTGCCGAGCAGGGCAAGCCGCTGGCTGAGGCCAAAGGCGAGATCGCCTACGGTGCCAGCTATATCGAGTGGTACGCCGAAGAAGCCAAGCGCCTGTATGGTGATGTGATCCCGCAACCGGCGAACGACAAGCGGGTGGTGGTGATCAAGCAGCCGATCGGGGTGTGCGCTGCGGTCACGCCGTGGAACTTCCCCAATGCCATGATCACCCGCAAGGCGGCGCCAGCACTGGCTGCAGGCTGCAGCATGGTGGTGAAGCCTGCCAGTCAGACCCCGCTTTCCGCTCTGGCGATTGCGGTACTGGCCGAGCGCGCCGGTATTCCGGCCGGGGTGTTCAACGTGGTCACCGGTTCGGCTGCGGCCATTGGTGGCGAGCTGACCGGCAGCGACATCGTCAAGAAATTCAGTTTTACCGGTTCGACCGAGATTGGTCGCCAGCTCGCTGCACAATGCGCGAACACCATCAAGAAGGTGTCGCTGGAGCTGGGGGGCAACGCCCCGTTCATCGTGTTCGACGATGCTGATCTGGATGCGGCGGTAGAAGGGGCGCTGATTTCCAAGTTCCGCAACGCCGGCCAGACCTGCGTCTGCGCCAACCGTATCTATGTGCAGGCTGGGGTGTACGACGCTTTTGCCGAGAAATTCGCTGCAGCGGTGAACCGGCTGCAAGTGGGCAATGGCATGGAAGCTGGCATTACCCAAGGGCCTCTGATCGACCAGAATGCGGTGCTGAAAGTGGAAGAGCACATTGCCGACGCCATTGCCAAGGGCGGCAAGGTGGTGGCCGGTGGCAAGCGCCACGCACTGGGCGGCTCCTTCTTTGAGCCGACGCTGGTGACCGGTGTGACCGCCGACATGAAAGTGGCCCGCGAGGAAACCTTTGGCCCGCTGGCACCGCTGTTCCGCTTCGAGACGGAAGAAGAAGTACTGGGCTACGCCAACGATACCGAGTTTGGCCTGGCGTCCTACTTCTACGCCCGCGACATTGGACGCATCTGGCGTGTGTCAGAAGGGCTGGAGTACGGTATGGTGGGTTTGAACACTGGCATCATCTCCAACGAAGCCGCGCCGTTCGGCGGGGTCAAGCAGTCCGGTTTGGGCCGTGAAGGTTCCAAATACGGCATTGAGGATTACGTGGAGATCAAGTACCTGTGCATGGGCGGCATTGATCGTTAA
- the gabT gene encoding 4-aminobutyrate--2-oxoglutarate transaminase, translating into MADNQSLLKRKDAATPRGVGVMAPFFAERALNSELWDVEGRRYIDFAGGIAVLNTGHCHPKVVAAVQAQLQKFTHTCYQVVPYASYIELAERINALTPGSHAKKTAFFSSGAEAVENAIKIARFATGRSGVIAFSGAFHGRTMMGMALTGKVLPYKAGFGPFPAETYHAPFPNELHGVSSQDSLDALQQLFKSSVDPKRVAAIILEPVQGEGGFYVAPKDFMQQLRALCDQHGILLIADEVQTCFARTGTMFAMEHYGVVPDLMTMAKSMAGGFTLSAVCGKAEIMDAPNPGGLGGTYAGNPLAVAASLAVLDVIEEEKLLERSNRLGDKLKEALNGLKASMPHIAEVRGLGAMIAMELNKPGTDEPDADYTKRVQQKALEKGLILLTCGVYANVIRFLMPLTIQDEVLAEGLAILQAAMQEAQ; encoded by the coding sequence ATGGCTGACAATCAATCCCTGCTCAAGCGCAAGGACGCGGCTACCCCACGCGGGGTAGGTGTGATGGCACCGTTCTTTGCCGAGCGTGCGCTGAACTCTGAATTGTGGGACGTGGAAGGTCGACGTTACATCGACTTCGCCGGTGGGATCGCCGTACTGAACACCGGCCATTGCCACCCCAAGGTGGTGGCTGCGGTGCAGGCCCAGCTGCAGAAGTTCACCCATACCTGCTATCAGGTGGTGCCGTACGCTTCCTATATTGAACTGGCTGAGCGCATCAACGCGCTGACCCCGGGTTCGCACGCCAAAAAGACCGCTTTCTTCTCTTCTGGCGCCGAGGCGGTGGAAAACGCCATCAAGATCGCCCGCTTTGCCACCGGCCGTAGCGGTGTGATCGCCTTCTCCGGGGCCTTCCATGGTCGTACCATGATGGGGATGGCGCTGACCGGCAAGGTGTTGCCGTACAAGGCCGGTTTCGGCCCGTTCCCGGCAGAAACCTACCATGCACCGTTCCCGAATGAACTGCATGGCGTCAGCAGCCAGGATTCGCTGGACGCCCTGCAGCAGCTGTTCAAGTCTTCCGTCGACCCGAAGCGGGTGGCTGCCATCATTCTGGAGCCGGTACAAGGCGAAGGCGGCTTCTATGTGGCGCCCAAGGATTTCATGCAGCAGCTGCGCGCACTGTGCGATCAGCACGGCATCCTGCTGATTGCCGATGAAGTGCAGACCTGCTTTGCCCGTACCGGCACCATGTTTGCCATGGAGCACTACGGCGTGGTGCCGGATCTGATGACCATGGCCAAGTCGATGGCCGGTGGCTTTACCCTGTCCGCCGTCTGCGGCAAGGCCGAGATCATGGATGCGCCGAACCCGGGCGGCCTGGGTGGCACCTATGCCGGTAACCCGCTGGCGGTGGCGGCTTCGCTCGCCGTGCTGGACGTGATCGAAGAGGAAAAGCTGCTGGAGCGCAGCAACCGCCTGGGCGACAAGCTGAAGGAAGCCTTGAATGGGCTCAAAGCCAGCATGCCGCACATCGCCGAAGTGCGTGGCCTGGGGGCCATGATCGCCATGGAGCTGAACAAGCCGGGTACCGATGAACCGGATGCCGATTACACCAAGCGCGTGCAGCAAAAAGCGCTGGAAAAAGGCCTGATCCTGCTGACCTGCGGTGTGTACGCCAACGTGATCCGCTTCCTGATGCCGCTGACCATTCAGGACGAAGTACTGGCTGAAGGCTTGGCCATCCTGCAAGCGGCCATGCAAGAAGCCCAGTAA